A single genomic interval of Halostella salina harbors:
- a CDS encoding nitrilase-related carbon-nitrogen hydrolase has product MNVALAQIRIEAGDVAGNLDRAESAVASAAAAGADLVALPEVFNVGYFAFDLYGRRAEPLDGETLTRIRDAAAEHGVGVLAGSIVEDLSETETATTPADEGLANTAVLFDRDGERLLVYRKHHLFGYESAENELLTPGERVPTAEFDDHTVAVTTCYDLRFPELYRGFAEDVTLTLVPSAWPYPRVEHWQTLSRARAVENQFYVATINGSGAFDDAELLGRSTVYDPWGTPVASSDDDPALVTAEADPETVAAVREEFPALRDRRL; this is encoded by the coding sequence GTGAACGTCGCGCTGGCCCAGATCCGGATCGAGGCCGGCGACGTGGCCGGCAACCTCGACCGCGCGGAGTCGGCGGTCGCGTCGGCCGCGGCGGCGGGCGCGGATCTCGTTGCGCTTCCGGAAGTGTTCAACGTCGGCTACTTCGCGTTCGACCTGTACGGTCGCCGCGCCGAACCGCTCGACGGCGAGACGCTGACGCGGATCCGGGACGCCGCGGCCGAGCACGGCGTCGGCGTCCTCGCCGGGAGCATCGTCGAGGACCTGAGCGAGACCGAGACCGCCACGACGCCGGCCGACGAGGGGCTTGCCAACACCGCGGTCCTGTTCGACCGCGACGGCGAACGCCTGCTAGTTTACCGAAAGCACCACCTCTTCGGCTACGAGTCGGCGGAGAACGAACTGCTGACGCCCGGCGAGCGCGTGCCGACCGCCGAGTTCGACGACCACACGGTCGCCGTCACGACCTGCTACGACCTCCGGTTCCCCGAACTGTACCGCGGTTTCGCGGAGGACGTGACGCTGACGCTGGTGCCGAGCGCCTGGCCGTATCCGCGGGTCGAACACTGGCAGACGCTCTCGCGGGCCCGCGCCGTCGAGAACCAGTTCTACGTGGCGACGATAAACGGGAGCGGCGCGTTCGACGACGCTGAACTGCTCGGCCGGTCGACCGTGTACGACCCGTGGGGGACGCCCGTGGCGAGTAGCGACGACGACCCCGCGCTGGTCACCGCCGAGGCCGACCCGGAGACGGTCGCCGCGGTCCGCGAGGAGTTCCCGGCGCTGCGTGACCGCCGACTGTAG